One Heyndrickxia oleronia genomic window, TTTTCACACCCCCAGAAACTGCGGACGAAAGTAAATACTAACCTCTAGCAGTTCCATATTGACTGAAGCATCGTATCGTAGTGTATTAAGACCTGCCGCGAGTTGAAAGAACACCGAATTGGTATCCAACAGTGAAAAAGCATTTGTAATCGTTGACCCATTAATCTGGACCACACGCTTACCAGCGAAGTGGGTGTATACGCGAAGTTCATCCCCAGCGCTCATTGTAGTGAGAAGTCGGATATATTCTCCCGTGTCTATGTTTAATAGTTCAGGGTTCGACACAGTACCTAAGGCTCGGAATACAATCTCACATCCACAAGATACATCCCCGATATTTTCCACTGTAATGATTTGGCTAGGTTGACGCATTCCGAACTCCATCCCACTCATAGGAATTTCCAATTCAAACTCAAATAGCGGTATCCATGATGC contains:
- a CDS encoding phage tail family protein, translated to MELTYTNRDGESITLKQSRPYFLTKVDGTGNIRQTVNTFKAPDQDGAFYISSTLDMRNITIEGTVVADTPDEAFKRRQRFLQIFSPKLLGTLQYRDRQISCVVEEAGFSVSNRQRIPNFFVSLLCPSPFFETLNEVREELASWIPLFEFELEIPMSGMEFGMRQPSQIITVENIGDVSCGCEIVFRALGTVSNPELLNIDTGEYIRLLTTMSAGDELRVYTHFAGKRVVQINGSTITNAFSLLDTNSVFFQLAAGLNTLRYDASVNMELLEVSIYFRPQFLGV